The Vibrio toranzoniae sequence CCAGCTTCTACTATCAAACCGTTCATTGCCGTTGCAGCTCTGCAAGAGGGCGTAATAACGCCAAATACAACGCGTAATGACCCCGGTTATTGGAAGATACCAAACTCGAAAACAAAACCGTTCCGTGATTGGCGTCGCTGGGGACACGGTAAAGTTGATATTGTCCAAGCCATTGAAGAATCTGTTGATACGTTCTTCTACCAAATATCCTTTGATCTAGGCATAGATCGTTTATCTAAGTGGATGATGCTATTTGGCTTTGGGGACTACACTGGGATCGATATTTACGAAGAAAGTAAAGCCAACATGCCTACTCGTGAATGGAAGATGGCAAGACACCGTGTGCCTTGGTATCAAGGTGATACCATTCCTGTTGGTATTGGCCAAGGCTACTGGACAGCCACACCTATGCAAATCGCCAAGGCCACCTCTGTATTAGTCAACGAAGGTAAAGTGACAGCACCTCACTTGTTGCGCTCGACGATTGAGAATGCCCAGCCGTTCGATGAACAAACAATATCAGAGATCGTAACTTACCCCCCTATTACCGGTGTTAAACAAAAGTACTGGGATATAGCGCAAGAAGGTATGAGGTTGGTAAACCACGGGCGTAAAGGTACGGCAAGACGCTCATTCCGAAATATGTCTTACCAAACCGCGGGTAAGTCAGGAACAGCACAGGTCTTTGGCTTGAAGGAGAATGAAGAGTACAACGCTGACGAGATTGCCGAGCACTTACGCGATCACGCTCTATTTACTGGTTACGCTCCTTTTGAAAACCCTGAAGCCGTAGTCACCATTGTTTTAGAAAATGCAGGTGGCGGTTCATCAAATGGTGGGCCAGTAGTAAGACAAATTCTAGACCATATTATCCTTGCAGAAGATGACGACAGTAAGGCAACAAAATAATGAAACTTGATCCTTCAACAGGGAGAAATAGAGCCTTATTTGAAAGGCTACATATCGACCTAACACTATTACTCGGTATCCTAGCTTTAATGGGCTTCGCCTTACTGATAATGTACAGCGCGAGTGGTCAAAGCCTGGCAATGATGGATCGCCAGGCCATGCGCATGGCACTCTCCTTGGGGGTTATGATTTTCTTAGCGCAAATTTCGCCTCGTACCTACGAAACCTTAGCTCCACTGCTGTTCGCTGTTGGTGTCATTCTACTATTGGGGGTGTTATTTTTTGGTGAAGCTTCTAAAGGTGCACAGCGTTGGTTGAACTTCGGCTTTGTTCGATTCCAGCCTTCTGAACTATTGAAACTTGCGGTACCTTTGATGCTGGCACGTTTTATCGGTAAGCGCTCACTTCCGCCCACCTTACAGACCTTGACACTCTCTTTAGTCATGGTTCTTGTACCGACTATTTTAATCGCTAAGCAACCCGATTTAGGAACATCGATACTCATCGCGGCGTCAGGTATCTTCGTAATATTCCTTTCAGGTATTAGTTGGAAGATCATCGCCAGTGCCGCAATTGCTCTTGGCGCGTTCATTCCAATTCTGTGGTTCTTCTTGATGCGCGAATATCAAAAAGTACGGGTAAGAACCCTTTTTGACCCTGAATCCGAT is a genomic window containing:
- the rodA gene encoding rod shape-determining protein RodA, with the translated sequence MKLDPSTGRNRALFERLHIDLTLLLGILALMGFALLIMYSASGQSLAMMDRQAMRMALSLGVMIFLAQISPRTYETLAPLLFAVGVILLLGVLFFGEASKGAQRWLNFGFVRFQPSELLKLAVPLMLARFIGKRSLPPTLQTLTLSLVMVLVPTILIAKQPDLGTSILIAASGIFVIFLSGISWKIIASAAIALGAFIPILWFFLMREYQKVRVRTLFDPESDPLGAGYHIIQSKIAIGSGGISGKGWLQGTQSQLEFIPERHTDFIFAVIAEEWGMIGILFLLAIYLFIIGRGLILASQAQTAFGRMMGGSIVLSFFVYIFVNIGMVSGILPVVGVPLPLVSYGGTSMVTLMAGFGILMSIHTHRKAFSKAT